A segment of the Flavobacteriales bacterium genome:
CAGGATGAAGGCACCCACGATGTAAGCGCCGTAGATCAGCATGGCCACGATCACGCCGCGCATGGCCTGGTGCATGCCCCGGCGATCGAAGAGGAAGAAGAGCCCGGCATCGGCGATCAGGCTCAGGCTCACGATGCGCGGGCGGTAGGCGGCTGTGCCCAGGAAGAGCTCGTTCACGAACCATGCGAAATCATGGTGCGGCCTGATGGCGGTGACATAGATGCCGCCGTAGGCGGCGAACCCGAGCAACGGCGCCCCCAGTCCAAGGATGAATCCCGCTAACCGGCTATCCAATTTCATGGTGCCAGGTGTTCAATTCCGCGATGGCATGGTGCGCCGTCATGTCGTACTGGGTGGGCACGATGCTCACGTATCCGTTCTCCACAGCCCACACATCGGTATCCTCGCCTTGGTCGTGGCTTCGGAACTCGCCGCGCAGCCAGTAATATTCCTTGCCGCCGGGATCGCTCCGGGTCTCGAACTCATCCTCCCAATTGGCCTTGGCCTGTCGGCAAACTCGGATGCCTTTCAAGGGCGCGCCGTGGGTCAAGGGAACGTTCACGTTGAGGCAGGCGCCATGTGCCAGGCCATGCTGCAGCGCATTGGCCACCACGCTGCGCACCACCGGCCTTACCGGCGAGAAATCAGCTTCGATGCTATGATCCATGAGGCTGAATCCGATGCTGGGGATGCCTTCCATGGCCCCCTCGACCGCTGCGCTCATGGTGCCGCTGTAGAGCACATTGATGCTAATGTTGGCCCCGTGGTTGATCCCGCTCACTAGCAGGTCCGGACGCTTGCCGCCGAGCAGCTTGTAGATGGCGAGCTTCACGCAATCCACCGGGGTCCCGGAGCAGCTCCAGGCCTCCACGCCATCGACCTGCTCCACGCGCTGCAGCCGAAGGAAGCTGTGGATGGTGATGGCGTGGCCCATGGCGCTCTGCGGCTTGTCGGGAGCCACCACCAGCACCCGGCCGTACCGGAGCATCTCCTCCGCAAGCACAAGTATGCCGGGAGCGAAGATGCCATCGTCGTTAGTGACCAGGATGAGCGGGCGTTCAGGCATGCGCAATTCGCCGGGCCCAAAGGCGATGGCGAGCGGCAAATCTATCCGCCAGCCAAGGTGCCGTGCCCCATGACCGGCGCATCCGCATGCATGATACTTTGCCAGCCCACCAACACACGGGTCCTTGAACATGAAGCAGGCCATTCATCCTCCGGATTCGGCGCGTCCGATCGCGCCTTATTCGCCCGCCATCGCGGCAGGCGGATTCCTCTTCATCAGCGGCCAGATCGCGCTCGATGCCCAAGGGCGGCTCGTATCGGAGGACATCATTTCGGAGACGCGGCAGGTGATGGAGAACCTGAGGGTATTGCTCAATGCGTCAGGTCTCAGCTTTGACCACCTGGTGAAGGTGACCATCTTCCTGAGCGACATGGGCCACTATGCAGCAGTGAATGAGGTGTACGGAAGCTGCTTCACCGATACACCGCCGGCGCGCGAGGCCTTGGCGGTGAAGGGCCTGCCACGTGGCGCGAACGTTGAGATCAGTGGCATCGCTGCCCTTGGTGGGCAGCAACAGCGATAAGGACGTGAAACCCGGGATCGGGCACGCCCGTTGAACCGGCCTGTCCAAGTAGTTCAAAGGTCAGTCTGAAGAGTCACGTCGCCCCTGTCCGCTCCGGCGGATGGGGGCTTCGTGCTTTCGGGCCCTTCGTTATCGACGTGCTTCTCATGCTTGAATATGCCAACTACCACGGCTGGAATGCGCGCCTATATTTGCGCCCCCTGAGTTAAGGGGCACTCACCGGAGTGGCGGAATTGGTAGACGCGCACGTTTCAGGGGCGTGTGACCGTAAGGTTGTAAGGGTTCGAGTCCCTTCTCCGGTACCAAGAGCGGCTGTGAGGGCCGCTCTTCGTGTTATCGGCGGCATGTTCGGCAGGCATGACTGACAAGGTTTACAAGACCCGGCTGGAGTGGCACAACGTGAAGGTGGTGGCCATGGCCGCGCCATTCATGCTCTCGGGAGCCGCTGGCATAGGGTTCTCAACGGGCCATATCAAGCTCATCGGCGGAACGGCCGCTGCGGTCGCCTCAGCGCTGATCATAGCGTTCATCCGTGATCGGAAGCGGCCGGCAACCTACCGGATCACAGAGCAAGCCTTGGAACTCGAGCGAGGCCGCTTCCAGGACCGGGTCCTTGCTGCTGACATCATTGACGCGAGCATGATGGAGCGCGTGGTGGGGCGGCATTATGTGCAGCGCAAGGTGGTGAAGAAGAACC
Coding sequences within it:
- the surE gene encoding 5'/3'-nucleotidase SurE, which gives rise to MPERPLILVTNDDGIFAPGILVLAEEMLRYGRVLVVAPDKPQSAMGHAITIHSFLRLQRVEQVDGVEAWSCSGTPVDCVKLAIYKLLGGKRPDLLVSGINHGANISINVLYSGTMSAAVEGAMEGIPSIGFSLMDHSIEADFSPVRPVVRSVVANALQHGLAHGACLNVNVPLTHGAPLKGIRVCRQAKANWEDEFETRSDPGGKEYYWLRGEFRSHDQGEDTDVWAVENGYVSIVPTQYDMTAHHAIAELNTWHHEIG
- a CDS encoding RidA family protein — protein: MKQAIHPPDSARPIAPYSPAIAAGGFLFISGQIALDAQGRLVSEDIISETRQVMENLRVLLNASGLSFDHLVKVTIFLSDMGHYAAVNEVYGSCFTDTPPAREALAVKGLPRGANVEISGIAALGGQQQR